A stretch of DNA from Scatophagus argus isolate fScaArg1 chromosome 23, fScaArg1.pri, whole genome shotgun sequence:
CAACTTAAAATTTTACAGCAACTCATAAATTAACTTCACCTCAAAAGGTTACAACAACTTGAAAAGTTCTCTACTGTGAAACTTACATTAACTCAAAATGTTATATCAATTTAGAAAGTTATGTTAAAATGTTACAGCAAATGAACTTATTGTTACTTGTAAAGTTATATCAATTTGAAACACTACATCAGTCCAAAAGGTTACATAAACTCAAGAAATGACCTCAATATAAAAGACTGACTAGACTGTCAGAAAGGGCATTTTCAGATGCTGTTAGACGATGTAATAGCACTTTGCTTGTAGCACACTGTGAGGTTTATATATCCAACCCTTTGTTTATAACGGAAGGCAGTTTCTTTTGTACAAAACAATGGACAGCACATACTGAAAATCCAATTGCCTACAAGCTTCTGCATTCCCGGCGAAGGTGTTAGCTCAATCACTGACACAAAGTACTGTTAGCATTTTTGTTCCATTACCtccaaagaaattaaaaatgtgaattattaattataaattattGCAAGTATGAAAATCATTCTCCCCTGGATTTTGACTGCAATCAAGTCACTGACTCCTCTTTCAAGGAACAATTATAGGACCAATATATCATTAttgtctgtgtatttcattcagtttcCAGTTGCCAATTAAATATCATCATTTCCcatcaacagaaacatgtttccaGAAAATCTGGTGCAGGCTTGTTTTCAGCAGGTAAGAGGCTTTGCACAGCCATGTTCAATCCTGTTCTACTTTCTACACATGTTTAAAGTGTCATTTAAATCTACTTCAGGGTCTGATGAGTACATAGCATGTAGCCACATGAACATAACTCTGATGTTATGAAATGTGACCAATTACACCATAGTACAAGACCAAACGCAAAGAGCTGGAGCCTCAGAAGGTTTCTGAAGACACCACCACAATTCCACCTCTCACAACTACTATTATGGCAGCAGTAGAGGTAGGTGTCCATATTACTCTGTTCTATTCATCTCAAGTATTTAGTGCCATGGTGTGTTTGATGCATTGCCTTGTTTATAAAACAATCAAAGCTATACTTGCACCAGGGTCTTCTGTTGTGAACACCCATTAACATGACATTTAGGGTTTTGATCTTTACATTGCAACAATGTGTCCTTGTTCATCCATCTGCTGCACTTACTTTCACATTTCTGCACCTGGTAACCTGTGTCTGATCTAAATGCATCAGAAGACCCAGTAATGAGTCAGAAGTAGCCATGGTTCATTGGGCTGTGATCCTGTAGAAAACATGTGCAGAGCTCATCAATGGGTCTTTAGAGTCAGCTTATGTGTTTGTAAAAGCAGCCCCCTGCCCCGGTCTTGGTTAGCTGAATGAACagcctctttgttttctctcttggcAGAATATGACCAAGGACTATAAAATCATTGGGACATATTCAGATGGAATCAACGTATTGGGTCTAATCgtgttttgtgttgcttttggCCTTGTCATTGGGAAGATGGGTGACAAAGGCCGAATCCTGTTGGAATTTTTTGATGCCCTGAATGAAGCAACCATGAAACTGGTCCAGATCATTATGTGGTATGTACAAAAGACTAATCTACTGGTACGGGTTAAGCTGTGCATGGACCTAAACTCCTTTCTCAAAGTGGTATTTTTGATTTACACCATCAAAAAAGCTTTAAAGGTGAATTTGTATGGTCATAATTTTAGttcaaaagaaacattaaacaaatgaacattatcaacagaatgtgaagaagcAACAGTGCTGATGTATGTCTACATCTGTGTAGTGTATTTCAGAGATATCTACTGAAGTTAACATCCTAACCAGCTAACTCTGGCCCATCCTGTCTGTAATACCCCTTCATACCTCTAGAGGCAATTGTCCAACAACTCTCATAatttcagctgggagatgtaTATGAGCGAAGAGTTTGCTAAATTTATGTGGGCAGGAAGGAGTGGtggtacctctccttcacacaccCCGGGTtgagcagtctgtcactgaaggagctacccagtgctgtcagagtgtcctgcatggtgtgggagggggtctccagcatggacgacagcttaGCTATCATCCTCCTGTCActcacctcatccactgagtccagggagcagcccaggactgagccAGATATATTCTTAATGAACTGTCTTGGTTTGTATTGCCACAGTCACCTCTGGTTTGGTCGAAATAAATCCTCAGTTCACAGAGTAAGATGCGAAAATATTTCGACTTCCATCCCCTTCTCCTCTGCAGATTTACCTCTTCTATTCCCGCATGCTGTGTCTTCTGGTGCTTGGTCTCATAGACCTCGTCAGAACTGCTGTACATCACCTACATACTGTATGCACTGTCATCAAACTGGCCTCTGCCAGTATTAGAGGCAGTGTCCGGTCCCATTTCTGCTGTCCGGCTGTGTTCACTGGCAGTATCAAATTTTCCTTTGAAGATGGGCTTGTAGCTTCATCAGCTAGCTTCCCCAACACTATCTAATGCTGATCACTAgctatactatatagacaaaagtattcagacttTTATAAatttgcattctaaacacacagacagctttgcagctataacagcttctactcttcttggcaactggttccacagtaagggtgcctgatagctaaaggctcgtactcccattctacttttatgaattctgggaactgcaggtaaacctgcactctgtgatctgagtgttaTTAGATCCTGCACatatgatggggctagtccatctagggccttatatgtaagtaggagaattttaatgtctgttctgaattttaccggaagccagtgaacagaagctaagatgggggagatatgatcccttttactgattcctgtcaaaactctagctgctgcattctggatcagctgcaggctattaatagagtaatttggacatcctgataataatgagttgcagtagtccagcctagaagtaacaaaagcaagtttttcagcatcattctgagagaggacgctcctaatcttagcaatattacggaggtgaaagaaggcggtcttagagatctgtttaatgtgatgggtaaatgacacgtcctgatcgacGATAAGGCCGAGattccttgcagtcgtactgggggccaaagtaatgccgtccagagagagaatattatcagctattctagttctaagatgtttggggcctagaacaatgacctcagttttgtctgagtttaataataaaaaattggaggtcatccattcctttatgtccttaagacatgcctggagcctgggtaatggctctgtttcttcaggctttaaggataagtacaactgagtgtcatcagcataacaatgaaagtttatgccatgtttctgaacatttcctagagggagcatgtataaagtgaacaggatcAGCCCACACACTGAGGTTAACccttatatgtgaagaggaaacatcattaacgtgaacaaatgaaatctatctgataaatatgatttgaaccagcctagtgctgtccctgtgatcctggtctcatgttctaatctgtgcaataaaatgctgtgatctacagtgtcaaaagcagcactgagatccagtagaacgagtatggaaACAAGTCTGCAGTCTGATGTCATGAGGAGGTCATCTGTAAGTTTCCAACTTTCCACAAGGTTTCatttcatgcagtagagcatttgtgaggtcagacactgatgttgaaccaaaaggcctggctcacaatctctgttccagttcatcccaaaggtgttggatggggttgaggtcagggctctgtgtgggccagtgaagttcttccacaccaaaatCCTTCAAACATGTCTTTGtagagctttgctttgtgcactggggcacagtcatgctggaatagaaaagagtcTTCCCCAAAACTAAGAAGCTAGAACCAGTgaatttttggtgtttttgctttAGAAAATTACCTacattattaaattatattgaAACATATTAGTAAACATATTAAATTCTCTTACATTCTCTTCACAAAATAGACTCCCAAAGGAGTCttacattatttgtttttttcagttacaTGCCAGTGGGGATCCTGTTCCTAATTGCTGCTAAGATCATCGAGGTGGAAGACTGGGAGATCTTCAAGAAGATGGGTCTTTATATGGTGACGGTGCTGAGTGGGTAAGCTGTCCTATTAGTCTGTATCCGCCTGTTCCAGACACTGGGATTTATGGTTGACATTTGGGCCAATTCTCCTTCCAGTGATACAATAAACACTGAGCTCTGTGTAGGCAGCGATAAGGGCCAAGGACATTTAAAATTGCTCAACCTGCAGATGCAGTAATGAAAGCTTCACTTGCCTCTAAATCTAAGTGACACCATTAAAGACTGTTCCTGTTAGGTCACAGGGTTATTCCAAGGCTCCTAGTGCAAATAATGTTCTGAAAGCAGCCTTCAGTGCCTATGAAAACcattttcacacattatttCTTTATGACTTTAAATTACAGTAATTCGGAGTTTTTGACATagtcaacagaaaaaaagtctaCAATGTCAACATAAAGTCAATTCCATCCAAATGTGCCTTTTTATAGGCACTGAAAGTCAGTCAGACATGAGAGCCCATACTGCCTTTATTTAAGGTCCTTCATCACAAAACGTGCTGTGGTCATTTGGTAAGAACCCTCATTCTCCTTCAAGTCAAGAGTCCTTCATGTTCACATTTCTGAATTTCACACTCCATTTAAAGATACAATTGACCCTCTGGAGTGTTTAAAACTTAGGTTATAGTACCCTATGATATACATGAACAAGAAGTATATAAGctaatgaataaattaatataaatacatcacaaaaataaacttttaaattTGGAGTGCCAAGACATCTCACCTGAATGCTGGGTAGATATTTTCCTATGGACAGTCTAATATTGTGCTTGTAATACAGCATACATTACTTCTATTGAGTTATTGTTCTTTAATAGTGTCTGTTTTGTCCCTCAGTCTAGCTATCCACGCCACCGTTTGTTTGCCACTCATCTTCTTTGTCATTGTGAGGAAGAACCCATATACATTTACACTGGGAATGGCTCAGGCCCTGGTAACAGCACTCATGATCTCCTCCAGGTCAGAACCCACTGACCTCCTCACTCAGCTTGTAAAGCCAAGTCAtagtttcattttcatatttataaatCAAACCATATGGTCACAGTGATGAAGCCAATCACTGCCTTGTCTTCCAGCTCTGCCACCCTGCCTGTCACCTTCCGATGTGCTGAGGAGAACAATCGTATTGACAAAAGGATCACCCGCTTTGTCCTCCCAGTGGGGGCTACCATTAACATGGACGGCACGGCGCTCTATGAGGCGGTGGCTGCCATCTTCATTGCTCAGCTGAATGACTATGCTCTGGATGTGGGTCAGATTGTTACTATCAGGTACAGCAGTTACTCAGGGTATTTCTAACAGCAAATTATGGTActataaaaaatacatacacagctTATGATACTATAAAATTCTACTGCGTTGACCTTGAAGATTTTTGCTGACTCCAATCATACTTCATCAAGtataaaagcataaaatacTGAAGACAGcatggaaaacaacaaacattcacattaatAACATCAACAGCATGCATACCAAGCAAACTACAGCTGACAAACAAAAGTAACAAAGTAattactgtacaaaaacaccTCCAGTTTCAGGTGAAGTTTCTTGGTTCACAACACATTTCTGGatcttcacagcaaaacagcattgTAACTACCAAACAACTAAAGAAGCTGGggacttgtttgttttaaaacatccatccatccattttctataccacttatccatcagggtcgcagggaggctggagcctatcccactTTCCCAAAagactacgggcgagaggcagggtacaccctggactggttgccagtcaatcgcagggcctgttttaaaagataaaaaccaaaaaagggaaaacaaataGAAAGTACAAAAGTCTCCTGTCGCTAACATTTAGGGTCACTTTTGTGCACAactgtgtctctttgtttcagCATAACAGCAACAGTTGCCAGTATTGGAGCAGCAGGAGTCCCCAACGCTGGCCTTGTCACCATGGTAATTGTCTTAACAGCTGTTGGACTACCAGCAAGTGATGTCACTCTTATAGTGGCTGTGGATTGGCTGCTGTAAGTATATCTGCTGACCTTCTGGactgtttttactgtcattCCTACTCAACAGTAGAAATTTTAACTGAATGGCGATGCTGTAGGCTGACTTTGATTGGTCTGCTTCAGGGACCGGTTCCGTACTATGATCAACGTTCTTGGCGATGCTTACGGAGCTGGAATTGTCCAGAAACTATCCAAGAGGGAACTGGAGAGGATGGATCTGACATCAGATGTGGACGTCGCCAACCCCTTTGCTCTGGAAGCCACTTTGGATGATGAAGAGTGCGAGAAAAAATCCTACGTCAATGGAGGCTTCACCATCGACAAGACAGATGCGATCTCCTTTACTGAAACCTCACAGTTTTAGCCTCTGGCTGGctcagaggagcagagaaagTGCCATGCTGCTATGGATGTAAAATGGAAAACGTTCCATCATGTATCAGCACCATGACGAGAGAGAAAAACTATCCAACCAGACCCATCCAAGCTCAGCAATAGCAGCCTCCATTAAGCATATTCAAGATGATCACCCTTCATGTCAGAAACTTGTGACCACAAAGATATTAAAGTGCTTCCTTCTTACACTCAAATTGAgccaagttaaaaaaaaaaacagttttcctTTGAATAAGAATATGTTCTTTCTTGCAAAGATGCATTCAAA
This window harbors:
- the slc1a1 gene encoding excitatory amino acid transporter 3, whose amino-acid sequence is MDVMGKRERRGVNFKGLLRRNWLLIATVLSVLLGISLGMVVREYASLSHLHKQYFGFPGEILMRMLKLVILPLIISSMITGVAALDSEVSGKIGLRAVTYYFSTTIIAVILGIILVMTIKPGVSQTAEHIDREGTTPNVTTVDTLLDLLRNMFPENLVQACFQQYKTKRKELEPQKVSEDTTTIPPLTTTIMAAVENMTKDYKIIGTYSDGINVLGLIVFCVAFGLVIGKMGDKGRILLEFFDALNEATMKLVQIIMCYMPVGILFLIAAKIIEVEDWEIFKKMGLYMVTVLSGLAIHATVCLPLIFFVIVRKNPYTFTLGMAQALVTALMISSSSATLPVTFRCAEENNRIDKRITRFVLPVGATINMDGTALYEAVAAIFIAQLNDYALDVGQIVTISITATVASIGAAGVPNAGLVTMVIVLTAVGLPASDVTLIVAVDWLLDRFRTMINVLGDAYGAGIVQKLSKRELERMDLTSDVDVANPFALEATLDDEECEKKSYVNGGFTIDKTDAISFTETSQF